The following are from one region of the Acanthopagrus latus isolate v.2019 chromosome 2, fAcaLat1.1, whole genome shotgun sequence genome:
- the ckmb gene encoding creatine kinase, muscle b, whose translation MAKNCHNDYKMKFSLDDEFPDLSQHNNHMAKVLTKEIYGKLRGKSTPSGFTLDDIIQTGVDNPGHPFIMTVGCVAGDEESYEVFKDLLDPVISDRHGGYKPTDKHRTDLNFENLKGGDDLDPNYVLSSRVRTGRSIKGFTLPPHNSRGERRAIEKLSIEALANLEGELKGKYYPLTGMTDAEQEQLIADHFLFDKPVSPLLTCAGMARDWPDGRGIWHNDQKTFLVWVNEEDHLRVISMQKGGNMKEVFRRFCTGLQKIEEIFKKHNHGFMWNEHLGYILTCPSNLGTGLRGGVHVKLPKLSTHAKFEEILTRLRLQKRGTGGVDTASVGGVFDISNADRLGSSEVEQVQLVVDGVKLMVEMEKKLEKGEAIDGMIPAQK comes from the exons ATGGCAAAGAATTGCCACAATGACTACAAGATGAAGTTCTCCTTGGACGATGAGTTCCCCGATCTCTCCCAGCACAACAACCACATGGCCAAG GTGCTGACCAAGGAGATTTACGGCAAGCTGAGGGGCAAGTCCACCCCCAGCGGCTTCACCTTGGATGACATCATCCAGACTGGTGTTGACAACCCCG GCCACCCCTTCATCATGACTGTCGGCTGTGTTGCTGGTGATGAGGAGTCCTATGAGGTCTTCAAGGATCTGCTGGACCCCGTCATCTCCGACCGTCACGGTGGATACAAACCCACCGACAAGCACAGGACTGACCTGAACTTCGAGAACCTGAAG ggTGGTGATGACCTGGACCCCAACTACGTGCTGTCCAGCCGTGTGCGTACTGGCCGCAGCATCAAGGGATTCACCCTGCCCCCCCACAACAGCCGTGGAGAGCGCAGAGCCATTGAGAAGCTGTCCATTGAGG CCCTGGCCAACCTGGAGGGTGAGCTCAAGGGAAAGTACTACCCCCTGACAGGCATGACCGACGCcgagcaggagcagctgatcGCTGATCACTTCCTGTTCGACAAGCCCGTCTCCCCCCTGCTGACCTGCGCTGGCATGGCCCGTGACTGGCCCGACGGCAGAGGCATCTG GCACAACGACCAAAAGACCTTCTTGGTCTGGGTGAACGAGGAGGATCACCTGCGTGTCATCTCCATGCAGAAGGGAGGCAACATGAAGGAGGTCTTCAGACGCTTCTGCACTGGCCTGCAGAAG ATTGAGGAGATCTTCAAGAAGCACAACCACGGCTTCATGTGGAACGAGCATCTGGGCTACATCCTGACCTGCCCCTCCAACCTGGGAACCGGCCTGCGCGGTGGCGTGCACGTCAAGCTGCCCAAGCTCAGCACACACGCCAAGTTCGAGGAGATCCTGACCAGGCTGCGTCTGCAGAAGCGTGGCACAG GTGGTGTGGACACAGCCTCCGTCGGTGGTGTGTTCGACATCTCCAACGCTGACCGTCTGGGCTCCTCTGAGGTGGAACAGGTCCAGCTCGTGGTTGACGGTGTCAAGCTGATGGTTGAGATGGAGAAGAAGCTTGAGAAGGGAGAGGCCATCGATGGCATGATCCCCGCCCAGAAGTAA